In Eleginops maclovinus isolate JMC-PN-2008 ecotype Puerto Natales chromosome 10, JC_Emac_rtc_rv5, whole genome shotgun sequence, the following proteins share a genomic window:
- the stub1 gene encoding E3 ubiquitin-protein ligase CHIP gives MAGSPEKSSTAQELKEQGNRLFLCRKYQEAATCYSKAINRNPSVAVYYTNRALCHVKLQQHDKALADCKHALELDSQSVKAHFFLGQCHLELENYDEAIGNLQKAYNLAKEQRLNFGDDIPSALRIAKKKRWNSIEEKRINQENELHAYLTKLILADKERELEEYKEKQDDNQNGGDIAKISTKNDKYLMDMEELFSQVDEKRKKREIPDYLCGKISFELMREPCITPSGITYDRKDIEEHLQRVGHFDPVTRSPLTQDQLIPNLAMKEVIDAFIQENGWVEDY, from the exons ATGGCCGGCAGCCCGGAGAAGAGTTCAACCGCGCAGGAGCTAAAGGAGCAGGGGAACCGGCTGTTCCTCTGCCGCAAGTACCAGGAGGCTGCTACATGTTACAGCAAAGCTATT AACCGAAATCCATCGGTGGCAGTGTACTACACTAACAGGGCTCTGTGCCatgtgaagctgcagcagcatgacAAGGCTCTGGCAGACTGCAAGCATGCACTGGAGCTGGACAGTCAGTCAGTAAAAGCTCACTTCTTCCTGGGCCAGTGTCACCTGGAGCTGGAGAACTACGACGAGGCCATCGGCAACCTGCAGAAAG CTTACAACCTGGCAAAAGAACAGAGGCTGAATTTTGGAGATGACATTCCCAGCGCCTTGCGCATTGCAAAGAAGAAACGTTGGAATAGCATCGAGGAGAAGCGTATCAACCAGGAGAACGAGCTTCATGCCTACCTGACTAAACTCATACTCGCCGATAAAGAAAG AGAACTTGAAgaatacaaagagaaacaggacGACAATCAAAATGGAGGCGATATTGCCAAgatttcaacaaaaaat GACAAGTATCTAATGGACATGGAGGAGCTTTTCTCTCAAGTGGAcgagaaaagaaaa AAGCGGGAGATCCCTGATTACCTGTGTGGGAAGATCAGCTTTGAGCTGATGAGGGAGCCCTGCATCACACCCAGTGGGATCACTTATGATCGCAAGGACATTGAAGAGCACCTACAG CGAGTGGGTCACTTCGACCCGGTCACCAGGAGCCCCCTGACCCAGGACCAGCTGATCCCAAACCTGGCAATGAAGGAGGTGATCGATGCCTTTATCCAGGAGAATGGCTGGGTGGAGGACTACTAA
- the crp1 gene encoding C-reactive protein, with protein MFVNTVRFALGVVGVFGWSLMLPSATQVGLSDKVLVFPYETDFSFVALIPQKEMGLRAFTLCMRVATELPEDRQIILFAYRTADYDELNVWRERDGRVSFYMSGDGIFFHLPPITTFRTSLCLTWESRTGLSAFWVDGKRSTYQVYKPGHTIRPKGTVLLGQDPDKHLGGLEAVQSFVGEMTDLNMWDFVLSRSMIQAWHYGHKVPKGNVFDWGAMEYELNGNVMVVDDD; from the exons ATG tTTGTCAACACGGTGAGATTTGCTCTGGGTGTTGTTGGTGTCTTTGGATGGTCTCTGATGCTCCCGTCTGCCACCCAAG TGGGTCTGAGCGACAAGGTCCTGGTGTTCCCCTATGAGACCGACTTCAGCTTCGTGGCCCTGATCCCGCAGAAGGAGATGGGGCTGAGGGCCTTCACTCTCTGCATGCGCGTGGCCACCGAGCTGCCTGAAGACCGGCAGATCATCCTGTTCGCCTACCGCACCGCCGACTACGACGAGCTGAACGTGTGGCGTGAGAGGGACGGGCGCGTCTCCTTTTATATGAGCGGCGACGGCATCTTCTTCCACCTGCCGCCCATCACCACCTTCCGCACCAGCCTCTGCCTCACCTGGGAGTCTCGCACCGGCCTCTCTGCTTTCTGGGTGGATGGGAAACGCAGCACCTACCAGGTCTACAAACCTGGGCACACCATACGTCCAAAAGGCACCGTCCTCCTGGGGCAGGACCCAGACAAACACCTGGGGGGTCTGGAGGCCGTGCAGAGCTTCGTGGGCGAGATGACGGATCTGAACATGTGGGACTTTGTGCTCTCCAGGAGCATGATCCAGGCCTGGCACTACGGACACAAGGTCCCAAAGGGTAACGTGTTTGACTGGGGCGCGATGGAGTACGAGCTGAACGGGAACGTGATGGTGGTGGATGATGACTGA
- the prr35 gene encoding proline-rich protein 35, whose translation MSKDDVCKVTSVSKHKERKPKKPHYIPRPWGKPYNYKCFQCPFTCMEKSHLYNHMKYSLCKNSLSLLIESDWPYKKGNILHPEQLRPLQQAHGKNGIEVTRIEERKAVEDEGEDKESQGAEDEEEGVEVAGLGKESSNRGDAAECPTKKIKQPESELLIADMLSLEDQLLRARSVEVEAQLKHYKLSKTYLTAPSLLSEQWRLLASGHTKAKAESAQPRVGSSIPCYPPPPNLMDYQDPTGLNLSVLGVGYPITPSLFSYMNSAIPAAATAAQTHAQLAQLPFLASAAQLMHPASSTHTDRALIPPHLYYPFLCEHTFGPASGQSDASKVLKTSTNSLEASPPSGFRPKVNLWKVPALRPGAAAVSPAGWVSPQRDSPEHGYRLGDKLQATTKEGKASWGLKRTGAPIGNHEAPVEKKPNMDGFTLDLLKNIQTASNLSMAADTLLFHGRLQDAQLPTRHHDLWYSEPFTSPSSETSSQSTCGGPNRQDPIAARTIGEGASESVAALLSDLSKALQEYQEAERKISHLEKEDLPAQRHLWEHLGKIRSELSHIHQALERSSRQSDGPLDLSVKRDQTDGVRDRSTREDGRDNATETEEEDEELEEKKEEEENERNAMKASLESRKQSLDMLIKMSQASVVNTEVLSPGGLGMRPSSAEALWPSRTTKCEADSSVLLCPDGRSVVFTDIPSSAKTPKRPPSIQRLEAHPPSPLTATDN comes from the exons ATGTCCAAAGACGACGTTTGTAAAGTGACGTCCGTCAGCAAACACAAGGAGCGCAAGCCTAAGAAGCCTCACTACATTCCCCGGCCATGGGGCAAACCATACAACTACAAATGCTTCCAGTGCCCGTTCACCTGCATGGAGAAGTCCCACCTGTACAACCACATGAAGTACAGCCTGTGCAAGAACTCCCTGTCGCTGCTCATAGAGTCCGACTGGCCGTATAAAAAGGGCAACATCCTGCACCCAGAACAGCTAAGACCCCTTCAGCAGGCACATGGGAAAAATGGGATAGAGGTGACACGGATTGAGGAACGAAAGGCTGTGGAGGATGAAGGTGAGGACAAGGAAAGCCAGGGAGCAGAAGACGAGGAAGAGGGAGTAGAGGTTGCTGGGTTGGGGAAAGAGAGCTCCAACAGAGGAGACGCTGCAGAGTGCCCTACCAAGAAAATCAAACAGCCAGAGTCTGAGCTTCTGATTGCCGACATGCTCTCCCTGGAAGATCAGCTTTTAAGAGCACGCTCAGTAGAAGTAGAGGCCCAGCTGAAACACTATAAGCTATCTAAGACATATCTGACTGCTCCCAGTCTGCTGTCGGAGCAGTGGCGGCTGTTGGCGTCCGGCCACACAAAGGCCAAAGCTGAAAGTGCCCAGCCCCGAGTGGGTAGCTCAATACCTTGTTATCCTCCTCCGCCAAACCTGATGGATTACCAGGATCCCACTGGACTCAACCTGTCAGTCCTCGGGGTGGGGTACCCCATCACCCCCAGCCTCTTCTCCTACATGAACTCAGCTATTCCCGCTGCTGCCACCGCCGCCCAGACCCACGCTCAGCTCGCCCAGCTTCCCTTCCTGGCGTCGGCCGCTCAGCTGATGCACCCGGCCTCTAGCACCCACACAGACAGAGCTCTTATCCCCCCTCACCTCTACTACCCTTTCCTGTGCGAGCACACGTTCGGACCGGCCTCTGGTCAAAGCGACGCCAGCAAGGTGCTCAAGACGTCCACAAACAGTCTAGAAGCGAGTCCCCCGTCTGGTTTTCGGCCTAAAGTAAATCTATGGAAAGTGCCTGCTCTGCGGCCAGGGGCAGCCGCTGTCTCCCCCGCTGGCTGGGTGTCACCTCAGAGGGACTCCCCCGAACACGGGTACAGGTTGGGCGATAAACTGCAGGCTACAACCAAGGAGGGCAAAGCAAGTTGGGGCCTGAAAAGGACAGGAGCCCCAATTGGGAACCATGAAGCACCTGTGGAGAAGAAGCCGAACATGGATGGCTTCACTTTGGATCTTCTGAAGAATATTCAGACTGCATCAAATCTCAGCATGGCAGCAGACACACTTCTCTTCCATGGAAG aTTACAGGATGCTCAGCTGCCGACTCGGCACCATGATCTGTGGTACAGCGAACCTTTTACCAGTCCCAGCAGTGAAACATCCTCTCAGTCTACCTGCGGGGGTCCCAACAGGCAGGACCCGATTGCTGCCCGAACAATAGGGGAGGGGGCTTCAGAGTCAGTGGCTGCTCTCCTCAGTGATCTCTCCAAGGCCTTGCAGGAATACCAGGAGGCTGAGCGCAAAATCTCCCACCTGGAGAAAGAGGACCTTCCCGCCCAGCGCCACCTCTGGGAACACCTGGGCAAAATCCGCAGCGAGCTCTCCCACATCCACCAGGCGCTGGAGAGGTCTTCTCGCCAGAGCGATGGACCCCTCGACCTGTCGGTGAAGAGGGACCAGACGGATGGGGTTAGAGATCGCAGCACGAGAGAGGACGGCAGAGACAACgccacagagacagaggaagaggacgaggagctggaggagaaaaaggaggaagaagagaatgAGAGGAATGCGATGAAGGCGTCGCTGGAGAGTCGTAAGCAGTCGTTGGATATGCTGATCAAGATGAGTCAGGCGTCAGTGGTGAACACAGAGGTTCTCTCTCCCGGTGGTCTCGGCATGAGGCCCAGTTCTGCTGAAGCTTTATGGCCGAGCAGAACCACCAAGTGTGAGGCAGACTCCAGCGTACTGCTTTGCCCCGACGGACGATCAGTGGTGTTCACCGATATCCCTTCCTCCGCCAAAACCCCAAAGAGGCCCCCGTCCATTCAGCGACTAGAAGCCCATCCTCCGAGTCCTTTGACGGCTACTGACAATTAA